One segment of Anser cygnoides isolate HZ-2024a breed goose chromosome 5, Taihu_goose_T2T_genome, whole genome shotgun sequence DNA contains the following:
- the C5H11orf58 gene encoding small acidic protein: protein MSSARDSQPQHGLKRAASPDGSSSWEAADLGNEERKQKFLRLMGAAKKEHTGRLVIGDHRSTSHFRTGEEDKKMNEELESQYQQSMDSTMSGRNRRHCGLGFSEFQEGEEEAAGHSSEHESSEDSESGSESEQDESAEELQAAEKHDEAEVPENKKEAKNNYKMMFVKASGS from the exons ATGAGCTCGGCGCGGGACTCGCAGCCTCAGCACGGCCTCAAGCGAGCGGCCTCGCCCGAC ggctccagcagctgggaggcGGCGGACCTGGGCAACGAGGAGCGCAAGCAGAAGTTCCTGAGGCTGATGGGCGCCGCCAAG aaagaaCATACTGGCCGCCTTGTTATCGGAGACCACAGATCAACCTCTCACTTCAGGACAG GGgaagaagacaagaaaatgaatgaagaacTGGAGTCTCAGTACCAACAAAGCATGGACAGCACCATGTCTGGACGAAACCGGCGCCATTGTGGACTTGGTTTCAGTGAG TTTCaggaaggtgaagaagaggCAGCTGGACACTCCTCTGAACACGAGAGTTCAGAGGACTCCGAAAGCGGCTCTGAGTCAGAGCAAGACGAGtctgcagaggagctgcaaGCTGCTGAAAAGCATGATGAAGCTGAggttccagaaaacaaaaaagaagcgAAAAACAATTATAAGATGATGTTTGTTAAAGCTAGTGGTTCATAA